From Bacteroidota bacterium:
AGTGGTAAAAGGCTTTTGAATACCATTAACGACATAATTGATATTTCAAGAATTGAAGCAGGAGTAATTGTTATTTCAAATACTGAAACCTCCATAAAAAATATATTGGATGAACTTTATTCTTTCTATTCTCTCGAAACAAAATTAAAAGGTTTATCATTATTTTTAGAACTTTCTCTCTCCTCCGACCAGCTAACAGCAATTACTGACAGCCAAAAGCTACATGGGATATTAACTAACCTTATTAAAAACGCAATTAAATACACAGAAAAAGGGAGTATCATTTTTGGCTGTTTATTAAAGGATAATTTTATTGAATTTTTTGTGAAAGATACCGGAATTGGCGTACCCAAAAATCGGATACAAGCAATATTCAATCGTTTTGAACAGGCAGATATTGAAGACACAAGGGTATTCGAAGGTTCAGGCTTGGGGCTTGCAATATCAAAAGCCTATGTTGAAATGCTTGGAGGTGAAATTATTGTAGAATCAGAAGAAGGAAAAGGATCAAAATTTACATTTACAATTCCATACATCAAAAATGCAAAAAAAGAAATTAAACAACTTACTGAAAGTATTGACAATACTGCCTCAATATCAGAAAATTTGAATTTACTAATTGTTGAAGACGATGATGTTAGTTCAATATTTTTAGAAACTATACTTAAAAAATTATTTCGAAAACTCATTTTTGTAGATAATGGAGTGGAAGCTGTCGAAATATGTAAAAATAATCCGGAAATTGATCTGGTTTTGATGGATATTAAAATTCCTAAAATGGATGGTTATGCTGCTACACAAGAAATAAGAAAGTTTAACAAAGATTTAGTTATCATAGCCCAAACTGCCTACGCCTTGCTTGGCGACAAGGAAAAAGCAATTGAAGCCGGTTGTAATGATTATATTGCAAAACCAATCAATGCTAAATTGATATTAGAGATAATTAGTAAGCATATATCATAAAAAAGCATTTACCTTAATGGAATTTAAAGACCAGAAAGAAATATTTTTAAAATAATAATAATTAAACCATTTCACAGATAAAATATCATAGGCATAAAAATATTAATAAATATGAAAATAACTTCTTTTTTTAGTGCTACAATTTTGTTTTCCTTACTGCTTTTGAGCAAAATTCGATAAACTGTTTAAAAATCAAAATATCAAGCCCAAATTATGAAATATTCATATGGAAACTCTAAATAGTGCCTCTAAGAAAACTATCAATTTTCGAGTGGTTATTAAGAAAGCTTCAAAGACAAGGCTTTTGAAGCTTTTGAAAATAAGGAGTTTACTTTTGTAAATGACTGATTCAAAAGCAAGAGTAACGCAGTATTTGACGTTTTCTTAAAACCACTAAATACTGATTTTAGGTTTAAAAAAAGATTTCGCTATTTTTGTCCTTAATTAAAGATTATTATAATATGAAAAGATGTCTTATTTACTTCCTATCTGTCAGCTTTATCTTGATTGTATCAATAGGAAATTCGATTGCTCAGGATTTTAAAGGAGGAATTGTAAAATATCAAAAAACCACGAAATACAATTTCGAACCATCTGACAATCAGCGTTGGAACGATCTTATTGCCGACCTTCCAAAAGAGAAAGAATTTGCCTTTGTTCTCTATTTAACTCACGAAGAGGCTTTATATGAAGAAAATCTGGTTGAGCAGGAAGCTATTCCTCACGAACTACGCAGGGCACTTCACCGGCAGAGCTTCAGCGAACCACCCCAACCAAAAGCTGAAAAAGTCTATTACAATATTTCGAAAGGGAAAAAGTTCAAACAAATGGAATTTATGACCCGTAATTTCATTGTTGAATCGGAAATTAAAAATCAGGAATGGAAACTAAATTCAGAGCTTACGAAAATATTGAATTATAATTGCATGAATGCCGAAATCGTAATCGACGGTCAGGAAATCAGAGTATGGTTTACATCCGAAATTCCGGTTCCGGTTGGGCCCGATGAGTATTATGGTTTACCTGGACTTATTTTAGCTGTTGAAAAAAATGGGGTAACTATCTTGCTGGCAACTTCAATTGAATTAACTATTCCCACCAAAGAACAATTAACAAAACCAAAAGATGGGAAAAAACTATCTCCCGAGAAATTTGAAAAAATAGTTGAAGAGAAAAAAGAAGAATTTAGAAAAACAGGCGGCATGAGACATAAAGGAAAAGGCAAAGGCAGACATTAATTTCCTGTAAAATTCCTTTTTCGTTATACCATAATTCTATACTTAATTTTAGACTAATTCAAAAATATTATTTTTATTTCATAAATAATTAAACCTTTTCACAGATAAAATATCATAGGCAAAAAAATATACATAAACATGATTAGAACTTTTATTTTAATAGCGACAATTTCGTTTTCCTTCTCAGTTTTTGCACAAAATTCGATAAACGGCAGGCTTCTCGATGAGGAAAATAAAACTTTACCTTTTGGCACAATTGCTCTTTTAAATCCCGCAGATTCGACCATGAAATACTTTGGGATTACAAACAAAGCTGGAGTTTACAAAATCACCAATATCAAAAAAGGCGACTACATTTTGCAATTTTCATTTGTTGGAAAAAAAACCATCTTTGAAAACATAACAATTTCATCAAAAAAGGAAGAAAACTTTGGAGATAAACAGATGAAAGCCTCCTTGATGAACGAAGTAGTTGTAGCAGCTGAATATATTCCTATTCAGTTCAAAAGTGATACTGTCGAATTTAACACTAAGGCTTTTGAGACCAAACCTCATGCAGTTGTTGAAGATCTTTTGAAAAAAATCCCGGGAATTGAAGTTGACGAATCGGGAAACCTAAAAGCAATGGGCGAAGATGTTACGAAAGTCCTTGTTGATGGGAAAGAATTCTTTGGAAAAGACCCAAAAGTAGCAACCAAAAACTTACCTGCAAAAGCAATAGACAAGGTTCAGGTTTTCGATAAAAAATCGGAAGAAGCCCAATTTATGGGAATAGACGATGGAGTTCGCGACCGTACAATCAATCTTTTACTAAACGAAGACAACAAAAAAGGCTATTTCGGAAATCTAAAGGCAGGATATGCCACAGACAATTATTATAAAGCAGACGGAAACGTTTACCGTTTTTCTGAAAAACTACAAACTGCCCTTTTGGGAATGTATAACAATATCAACGATTTTGGATACACCGCCACAGGCAGAGGCGGTTGGGGACAACAAGTCAATGGACTAAACACTACTGCTGCGGGTGGCTTAAACCTATCGTTCAATTCTACAAAATATAATCGCTATTTTATGAGCTACCTTGCCAGCCAAACAAAAACAGAACTGGAGCAAACTTCAAACACCGAAAACTTCCTGCAGGAAGGTTCGTATTTTCAGGATTCTGAAAAAAACGAAGACGAAACTGACACACCTCAGAAAATAAATTTTGGAGTTCGCCATAATTTCAATAAACAAAACAACTTCACTATAGATGGAGACATAAACATCAGTAGCAATAAATTATTCTCAGAAAGATTTACCAACACCTTGATTAACGATACTTCGCAGAATAGCTTAGACAATCAAACAAATAGCAATTCGGAAATTAGTAATGCCTCGGCGAGAGCTGTTTACATTTCTAAACTACACGGAGATACTACTCAGATTAAAACCAATATTGTTTTGTCTTATAACAAAAGCTTTTCAGGATTAGATTGGAACAATGCAACAACAATTT
This genomic window contains:
- a CDS encoding GLPGLI family protein, whose translation is MKRCLIYFLSVSFILIVSIGNSIAQDFKGGIVKYQKTTKYNFEPSDNQRWNDLIADLPKEKEFAFVLYLTHEEALYEENLVEQEAIPHELRRALHRQSFSEPPQPKAEKVYYNISKGKKFKQMEFMTRNFIVESEIKNQEWKLNSELTKILNYNCMNAEIVIDGQEIRVWFTSEIPVPVGPDEYYGLPGLILAVEKNGVTILLATSIELTIPTKEQLTKPKDGKKLSPEKFEKIVEEKKEEFRKTGGMRHKGKGKGRH
- a CDS encoding outer membrane beta-barrel protein, with protein sequence MIRTFILIATISFSFSVFAQNSINGRLLDEENKTLPFGTIALLNPADSTMKYFGITNKAGVYKITNIKKGDYILQFSFVGKKTIFENITISSKKEENFGDKQMKASLMNEVVVAAEYIPIQFKSDTVEFNTKAFETKPHAVVEDLLKKIPGIEVDESGNLKAMGEDVTKVLVDGKEFFGKDPKVATKNLPAKAIDKVQVFDKKSEEAQFMGIDDGVRDRTINLLLNEDNKKGYFGNLKAGYATDNYYKADGNVYRFSEKLQTALLGMYNNINDFGYTATGRGGWGQQVNGLNTTAAGGLNLSFNSTKYNRYFMSYLASQTKTELEQTSNTENFLQEGSYFQDSEKNEDETDTPQKINFGVRHNFNKQNNFTIDGDINISSNKLFSERFTNTLINDTSQNSLDNQTNSNSEISNASARAVYISKLHGDTTQIKTNIVLSYNKSFSGLDWNNATTIFDPYSLIINDQYQDNNTEKFAISANPTLVQRIKHFWYLSANADFGSTTENFDRKHGNSQDVSFTDSLSGDFFTERNYVRPAISLRRNSANQQINFILGAGWETFNKGQKNVFDIIPENLSENYFFFLPGFSYENNLQKGKRFKIRYNSGVNMPGTTQLLPIENTINPLSIYKGNIDLEPEYYHNVSAHLSIFDQFSFTSLFMRLRGEYTKDKISVSQNIDENFAQIVVPVNVPDHYSLSSFIYYSTPIRALGIKIKIRSYESWNKSINIINNEENINNSFTHTLKLSLENRIKEKWDARIGGSLSLTDSKFSLADHLNNIYYSTSYYTDIRFTPSKKWSFETEAKVANYNSKSFKESVSIPFLSASISYFFLPGEKASFSLRGYDLLDKSENIKQITATNYLMQQTSNTIGRYIMLSFSMKIGQL